One window of Brevibacterium pigmentatum genomic DNA carries:
- a CDS encoding NUDIX domain-containing protein: protein MSSSENDPNSAAERNSQAAKSTRLPDGRPPRRSGDGWTYGSDGKKHWGLNGAAGLMLVDPERGVLMQHRALWSVEGGTWGFPGGARDMGESAVEAAIRESWEEAGVPEQDGSGIEILETHVLDLDTWSYTTVIAKTLRRFDAVINDPESIQLAWVPLDELDDYELHPGVASALPTLMELLRPHL, encoded by the coding sequence ATGTCCTCGTCTGAGAACGACCCGAACAGCGCCGCCGAGCGGAACTCACAGGCGGCGAAGTCAACGCGTCTGCCTGACGGTCGGCCGCCTCGGCGATCGGGTGATGGGTGGACGTACGGGTCCGATGGGAAGAAGCATTGGGGCCTCAACGGGGCCGCGGGGCTCATGCTCGTCGATCCCGAACGCGGGGTGCTCATGCAGCATCGGGCGCTGTGGTCGGTCGAGGGCGGAACCTGGGGCTTCCCCGGCGGGGCCCGCGATATGGGTGAGTCAGCCGTCGAAGCCGCGATCCGAGAATCGTGGGAAGAAGCCGGAGTGCCTGAGCAGGACGGATCGGGCATCGAGATCCTCGAGACGCATGTCCTCGACCTCGACACCTGGTCGTACACGACGGTGATCGCGAAGACCCTGCGACGTTTCGACGCCGTCATCAACGACCCCGAGAGCATCCAGCTGGCGTGGGTGCCGTTGGACGAGCTCGACGACTACGAGCTGCACCCGGGAGTCGCCTCAGCACTGCCGACGCTGATGGAACTGCTCCGCCCGCACCTGTGA
- a CDS encoding sugar-binding domain-containing protein: MSEHKDVDAEGRTMSTVPTARHRRFLAQLARDHYLEGRSKVEIGKANGLSRFQVARLLQEAVDTGVVTINIEADVGEADGLAEQVAESLGLNSVVIVDIPDDTQASQQMGRAALSLVGRHAHAGMRIGLSWSRTLDSAAAFTPALPRCTIVQLAGALRLESHRPSSEIFTRLGQDPAVSMVRLPAPLLVTEAGTAADLRALPEISGTLAAADDLDLAVVSVASWAEGLSSVWEKCSPAQRQAGIDDGAIAEVSGRLFAADGADVTTIDDRVIAVTLDQLRRATTTVGVARGAERARAVRAACAAGILDIAIIDRALADEILAEAAGTSPSAAEESR, translated from the coding sequence ATGAGCGAACACAAAGACGTCGACGCCGAAGGGAGGACAATGTCCACGGTGCCCACCGCCCGCCACCGACGCTTCCTCGCGCAGCTGGCCCGCGATCACTACCTCGAGGGTCGGTCGAAGGTCGAGATCGGCAAGGCGAACGGACTCAGCCGGTTCCAGGTCGCCCGCCTCCTCCAAGAGGCCGTCGACACCGGAGTCGTGACCATCAACATCGAAGCCGATGTCGGTGAAGCCGACGGTCTGGCCGAGCAGGTCGCGGAATCGCTGGGCCTGAACTCGGTCGTCATCGTCGACATCCCCGACGACACCCAGGCCTCCCAGCAGATGGGCCGTGCCGCACTGTCGCTGGTCGGTCGCCACGCTCATGCGGGAATGCGCATCGGCCTGTCCTGGTCGCGCACGCTCGATTCCGCGGCCGCATTCACTCCGGCCCTGCCCCGGTGCACCATCGTCCAGCTCGCCGGTGCCCTCCGCTTGGAATCGCACCGTCCCAGCTCGGAGATCTTCACCCGACTGGGCCAGGATCCGGCCGTGAGCATGGTCCGCCTGCCCGCCCCGCTGCTCGTCACCGAGGCCGGAACCGCCGCCGACCTGCGTGCACTGCCCGAGATCTCCGGAACTCTGGCCGCCGCCGATGACCTCGACCTCGCCGTGGTCTCCGTGGCATCCTGGGCCGAGGGCCTGTCCTCCGTGTGGGAGAAATGCTCCCCCGCCCAGCGTCAGGCCGGCATCGACGACGGCGCCATCGCCGAGGTTTCCGGCCGGCTGTTCGCCGCCGACGGAGCCGATGTCACCACGATCGACGACCGCGTCATCGCCGTCACCCTCGATCAGCTCCGCCGCGCCACGACGACCGTCGGAGTCGCCCGCGGAGCCGAACGCGCCCGCGCCGTCCGGGCCGCCTGTGCCGCCGGGATCCTCGATATCGCGATCATCGATCGTGCACTCGCCGATGAGATCCTCGCCGAGGCGGCCGGTACTTCCCCATCTGCAGCCGAGGAGTCCCGATGA
- a CDS encoding ABC transporter ATP-binding protein — translation MATVTFDKALRQYPEALKPSVNEVSLDIADGEFLVLVGPSGCGKSTTLRMLAGLEPVDSGHIRIGDHDVTDLSPRERDIAMVFQNYALYPHMTVRDNMAFALKIAGVTKQERNERVEEAARLLDLEEYLDRKPKALSGGQRQRVAMGRAIVRSPQVFLMDEPLSNLDAKLRVQTRAQIASLTRRLGVTTVYVTHDQVEAMTMGDRVAVLADGRLQQVDTPANLYDRPANLFVAGFMGSPAMNLIDVPVQGTSLRLGDVELSLTAEQRDQVTGETVTVGVRPEDLQVTDDKGLEVIVDLVEELGADAYVHGRAGLASGETTVVARVAGRSTIRRGDTVRVVPDVARLHLFDTGSGSRLEKDARPAA, via the coding sequence ATGGCCACAGTCACCTTCGACAAAGCACTGCGTCAGTATCCTGAAGCATTGAAGCCCTCCGTCAACGAGGTCAGCCTCGACATCGCCGACGGGGAGTTCCTCGTCCTCGTCGGCCCCTCGGGCTGCGGGAAGTCGACGACCCTGCGTATGCTCGCCGGGCTCGAACCCGTCGATTCCGGGCACATCCGCATCGGCGACCACGATGTCACGGACCTCTCCCCCAGGGAACGCGATATTGCGATGGTGTTCCAGAACTACGCGCTCTACCCGCACATGACCGTACGCGACAACATGGCCTTCGCCCTCAAGATCGCAGGCGTTACGAAGCAGGAACGCAACGAACGCGTCGAGGAGGCCGCCCGTCTGCTCGACCTCGAGGAGTATCTCGATCGCAAGCCGAAGGCGCTCTCCGGCGGGCAGCGGCAGCGTGTGGCGATGGGTCGGGCCATCGTCCGATCCCCGCAGGTCTTCCTCATGGACGAGCCGCTGTCGAACCTCGATGCGAAGCTGCGTGTGCAGACCCGCGCGCAGATCGCGTCACTGACCCGCCGCCTCGGCGTCACCACCGTCTACGTCACCCACGATCAGGTGGAGGCGATGACGATGGGCGACCGGGTCGCGGTCCTCGCCGATGGACGGCTGCAGCAGGTGGACACTCCGGCGAATCTCTACGATCGTCCGGCGAACCTCTTCGTCGCGGGCTTCATGGGCTCGCCGGCGATGAACCTCATCGACGTGCCGGTTCAGGGAACGTCGCTGCGCCTCGGCGATGTCGAACTCTCCCTCACTGCGGAACAGCGTGACCAGGTCACGGGTGAGACGGTCACCGTCGGCGTCCGTCCGGAGGATCTGCAGGTCACCGACGACAAGGGGCTCGAGGTCATCGTCGATCTCGTCGAGGAGCTCGGCGCCGATGCCTATGTCCATGGCAGGGCGGGACTGGCTTCGGGTGAGACGACGGTCGTCGCGCGGGTTGCCGGTCGGTCGACGATCCGTCGTGGGGACACCGTGCGCGTCGTTCCCGACGTCGCGCGCCTGCACCTCTTCGACACCGGTTCGGGCAGCCGGCTGGAGAAGGACGCACGCCCGGCAGCGTGA
- a CDS encoding glutamate--cysteine ligase produces the protein MVDFARSPRSTLGVEWELALLDSRSLDLTPAAETLLADVAEHAPEFEKHIVGEMLTNTIELVTGVHTQVSTVAEDLATSIGAMRKLTEARGVELMSAGTHPFAQWQSQEVRAKDRYLELVDRTQWWGRNMLIFGVHVHVGIDSRDKVLPIVNALLAYVPHLQALSASSPFWGGTDTGYASNRAMMFQQLPTAGLPFQFDQWADYEKYVDDMLTTGIIDNINEIRWDIRPAPHWGTVEVRVCDGLPTLEEILAVTAFIQCLVDDMSERLDAGEILPTMPDWFHNENKWRAARYGMDAIIIENAAADERLVTECLADEIERLSPVAERLGCPDELHSITSIIESGVPYQRLQKVFGATGSLTEVTRSLIRDLRNSYS, from the coding sequence ATGGTCGATTTCGCGCGCTCTCCCCGCTCCACCCTCGGTGTCGAGTGGGAACTGGCTCTGCTGGATTCTCGCAGTCTGGATCTGACCCCGGCTGCCGAGACTCTGTTGGCGGATGTGGCCGAGCATGCGCCCGAATTCGAAAAGCACATCGTCGGTGAGATGCTGACGAACACCATCGAACTCGTCACCGGGGTGCATACCCAGGTGTCGACCGTCGCCGAGGATCTGGCCACCTCGATCGGGGCGATGCGGAAGCTGACCGAGGCGCGCGGTGTCGAGCTGATGTCGGCGGGCACCCACCCATTCGCGCAGTGGCAGTCGCAGGAGGTCCGGGCGAAGGACCGCTATCTCGAACTCGTCGATCGCACCCAGTGGTGGGGTCGGAACATGCTGATCTTCGGTGTCCACGTCCACGTCGGCATCGACTCACGCGACAAGGTGCTGCCGATCGTCAACGCACTGCTCGCCTATGTCCCGCACCTGCAGGCACTGTCCGCGTCGTCTCCGTTCTGGGGCGGCACGGACACCGGCTATGCCTCGAACCGGGCGATGATGTTCCAGCAGCTGCCGACTGCCGGTCTGCCGTTCCAGTTCGATCAGTGGGCGGACTACGAGAAGTACGTCGACGATATGCTCACCACCGGCATCATCGACAACATCAACGAGATCCGCTGGGACATCCGCCCCGCACCGCACTGGGGCACCGTCGAGGTCCGCGTCTGCGACGGACTGCCGACCCTCGAGGAGATCCTCGCTGTCACCGCGTTCATCCAGTGCCTCGTCGATGACATGTCCGAGCGCCTCGACGCCGGTGAGATCCTGCCGACGATGCCCGATTGGTTCCACAACGAGAACAAGTGGCGCGCCGCCCGCTACGGCATGGACGCGATCATCATCGAAAACGCCGCGGCCGACGAGCGTCTCGTCACCGAATGCCTCGCCGATGAGATCGAGCGGCTCTCTCCCGTCGCCGAACGCCTCGGCTGTCCCGACGAGCTGCACTCGATCACCTCGATCATCGAAAGCGGTGTGCCCTACCAGCGTCTGCAGAAGGTCTTCGGCGCCACCGGTTCGCTCACCGAGGTGACCCGGTCGCTCATCCGCGACCTCCGCAATTCGTACAGCTGA
- a CDS encoding biliverdin-producing heme oxygenase: MSEPFSARLKASTATIHDEVEHTTFMVDLMEGRLDSRAYALLLKQYDAIYAVLESRSREFADDPVFAPFFDAALFRAERIAADLTALDGTELPVMPSATAYATHLAGLERAEQIIAHHYTRYLGDLSGGQAIGTLMGRHYSLPATSLTMWDFAALGKTKPYKDAYRRLLDQVATTGGDEQIVIDETMEAFRLNGALLVDLTEATENRALPVA, translated from the coding sequence ATGTCTGAACCGTTCTCCGCTCGCCTCAAGGCCAGCACCGCCACCATCCACGACGAGGTCGAACACACCACCTTCATGGTCGACCTCATGGAAGGACGGCTCGATTCCCGGGCCTACGCTCTTCTGCTCAAGCAGTACGACGCCATCTACGCTGTGCTCGAGTCGAGGTCGCGGGAGTTCGCCGACGATCCGGTCTTCGCACCGTTCTTCGACGCTGCGCTGTTCCGGGCCGAACGCATTGCCGCCGACCTGACTGCACTCGACGGCACCGAGCTGCCGGTCATGCCCAGCGCCACCGCCTATGCCACGCACCTTGCGGGACTCGAGCGCGCCGAACAGATCATCGCCCACCACTACACGCGCTACCTCGGGGACCTCTCCGGCGGCCAGGCGATCGGCACCCTCATGGGCCGGCACTACAGCCTGCCTGCGACCTCACTGACGATGTGGGACTTCGCGGCTCTGGGCAAGACGAAGCCGTACAAGGACGCCTACCGCAGACTCCTCGATCAGGTAGCGACCACCGGCGGCGATGAGCAGATCGTCATCGACGAGACGATGGAGGCGTTCCGACTCAACGGAGCGCTCCTCGTCGACCTCACCGAGGCGACCGAGAAC
- a CDS encoding SRPBCC domain-containing protein, whose translation MSDTSPRLVTWENGTDLVIELLLGRDVETVWNALTDSDSARTWFAPFRLGEDGETRTIAFALEDIDLSGSVLSCEDFDHVLLELDDFGVLGLRVMPLEGETGQETLLVFTHTASDVETARAQAAEVGPMWDTHLRLFARTLGIDIAEATEPELVATYSDLDLEIAETADGTEGEA comes from the coding sequence ATGAGCGACACCAGCCCGCGCCTGGTCACCTGGGAGAACGGCACCGATCTCGTCATCGAGCTGCTCCTGGGCCGCGACGTCGAAACGGTGTGGAACGCGCTGACCGATTCGGACAGTGCGCGGACATGGTTCGCGCCGTTCCGCCTCGGCGAGGACGGAGAGACACGCACGATTGCGTTCGCACTCGAAGACATCGATCTGAGCGGGTCCGTCCTCAGCTGCGAGGACTTCGACCACGTTCTGCTCGAACTCGACGACTTCGGAGTGCTCGGCCTCCGCGTGATGCCGCTCGAGGGGGAGACCGGTCAGGAGACCCTGCTCGTGTTCACCCACACTGCATCGGATGTTGAGACCGCCCGGGCCCAGGCCGCCGAGGTGGGGCCGATGTGGGACACGCATCTGCGCCTGTTCGCCCGCACCCTCGGCATCGACATCGCCGAGGCGACCGAACCCGAACTCGTCGCCACCTATTCCGACCTCGACCTCGAAATCGCAGAGACTGCGGACGGCACGGAGGGCGAGGCATGA
- a CDS encoding aldo/keto reductase produces the protein MTRVQLADTDLFVHPLQLGGNPFGWGADRDQSFAVLDAYAEAGGNFIDTADAYSAWVEGNSGGESETIIGEWMKARGNRDDMVIATKVGMHPKGQGLDPANIRNCVDASLRRLGTDRIDVYYAHKDDPDIDQVAVAETFDALVRSGKVSYLGASNFSLERLQKARKISTKFSLACYRVVQDRFNLVSRAAVDPQKQAYLRSEGIAELPFHSLASGFLTGKHTGGDATGSVRGERVADFVEDQKALGALEVLHDVAADHGATMTATAIAWQLTHDFIPSTIASARVPEQLTELLAGTEMQLSPDQKAALDGAWVEA, from the coding sequence ATGACACGTGTGCAATTGGCAGATACCGATCTCTTCGTTCACCCTCTTCAGCTGGGAGGCAATCCCTTCGGCTGGGGTGCGGATCGGGATCAGAGCTTCGCGGTCCTCGACGCCTATGCCGAGGCCGGCGGAAACTTCATCGACACCGCCGATGCGTACTCGGCCTGGGTCGAGGGGAACTCGGGCGGAGAATCCGAGACGATCATCGGCGAATGGATGAAGGCGCGCGGCAATCGCGACGACATGGTCATCGCCACCAAGGTCGGCATGCACCCGAAGGGACAGGGCCTCGACCCGGCGAACATCCGCAACTGCGTCGATGCGTCGCTGCGCCGGCTCGGCACCGATCGCATCGACGTCTACTACGCCCACAAAGACGATCCCGACATCGACCAGGTCGCCGTCGCCGAGACCTTCGACGCGCTCGTCCGCTCAGGCAAGGTCAGCTACCTCGGGGCATCGAACTTCAGCCTCGAACGTCTGCAGAAGGCGCGGAAGATCTCGACGAAGTTCTCCCTGGCCTGCTACCGGGTCGTCCAGGACCGTTTCAACCTCGTCTCCCGCGCCGCGGTCGATCCGCAGAAGCAGGCGTACCTGCGCTCCGAGGGCATCGCCGAACTGCCGTTCCACTCGCTGGCTTCCGGGTTCCTCACCGGAAAGCACACCGGCGGTGACGCCACCGGCAGTGTGCGCGGTGAACGTGTGGCCGATTTCGTCGAGGATCAGAAGGCCCTCGGAGCTCTCGAAGTCCTCCACGATGTCGCCGCCGACCACGGTGCCACGATGACGGCCACGGCCATCGCCTGGCAGCTTACCCACGATTTCATTCCCTCGACGATCGCCTCGGCGCGCGTGCCCGAACAGCTCACCGAGCTGCTCGCCGGAACGGAGATGCAGCTGAGTCCTGATCAGAAGGCCGCCCTCGACGGAGCCTGGGTGGAAGCATGA
- the tsaD gene encoding tRNA (adenosine(37)-N6)-threonylcarbamoyltransferase complex transferase subunit TsaD, protein MSEPLVLGIESSCDETGVGIVRGRTLLTNTVSSSMDEHVRFGGVVPEVASRAHVQAIGPAIASACETAEVELADIDAVAVTAGPGLSGALMVGVGAAKGLAAALNKPLYGVNHLAAHVAVDLVAEDIDGLTTPTIALLVSGGHTEILRIGDVVDDIELLGATIDDAAGEAFDKTARLLGLNYPGGPNISKAALGLLDGTGAPGDRNAVKFPRGLAKKQDLRDPERRYNFSFSGLKTAALREVTKAETLGADLRVADIAAGFEGAVVDVLVTKTLLAAADTGINHVVLGGGVAANTHLREVLAERCAEAGVTLRVPPLKLCTDNGAMVAALGAELVSRGIGPSDLSFAAVSSLDVDHVLV, encoded by the coding sequence ATGAGCGAACCGCTCGTCCTGGGCATCGAATCCTCGTGCGACGAAACCGGGGTCGGCATCGTCCGCGGACGCACACTGCTGACGAACACCGTGTCCTCGTCGATGGACGAGCACGTCCGCTTCGGCGGAGTCGTGCCCGAAGTCGCCTCCCGCGCTCATGTGCAGGCCATCGGCCCGGCCATCGCGTCGGCGTGTGAGACCGCCGAAGTGGAGTTGGCCGATATCGACGCCGTCGCCGTGACCGCCGGGCCTGGGCTCTCCGGTGCACTCATGGTCGGAGTCGGCGCGGCCAAAGGGCTTGCCGCGGCGCTGAACAAACCGCTCTACGGAGTGAACCATCTGGCCGCGCATGTGGCCGTCGACCTCGTCGCCGAGGATATCGACGGATTGACCACGCCGACCATCGCTCTGCTCGTCTCGGGCGGGCACACTGAGATTCTGCGCATCGGAGATGTCGTCGACGACATCGAACTCCTCGGCGCCACCATCGACGATGCCGCAGGCGAGGCCTTCGACAAGACCGCACGCCTGTTGGGGCTCAACTATCCCGGCGGCCCGAACATCTCGAAGGCCGCCCTCGGCCTGCTCGATGGTACCGGAGCCCCCGGCGACCGGAATGCCGTGAAGTTCCCGCGTGGACTCGCGAAGAAGCAGGACCTCCGCGACCCAGAGCGCCGGTATAACTTCTCGTTCTCCGGACTCAAGACGGCGGCCCTGCGCGAGGTGACGAAGGCGGAGACTCTGGGCGCGGACCTGCGGGTGGCCGATATCGCCGCTGGCTTCGAAGGCGCCGTTGTCGACGTCCTCGTGACCAAGACTCTGCTCGCGGCGGCCGACACGGGAATCAACCATGTCGTCCTCGGCGGGGGAGTCGCCGCGAACACTCACCTGCGTGAAGTGCTTGCTGAGCGCTGCGCCGAAGCGGGCGTGACGCTGCGGGTGCCGCCGCTGAAACTCTGCACCGATAATGGGGCCATGGTCGCGGCTCTCGGTGCGGAGCTCGTCTCCCGCGGAATCGGGCCGAGCGACCTGTCCTTCGCTGCCGTCTCCTCATTGGATGTCGATCATGTCCTCGTCTGA
- a CDS encoding ABC transporter substrate-binding protein has protein sequence MKHLITGRRVTWAAIGMVGALALSGCGGAGGSSAGGGGDEVNVLMVNNPQMQDLQKLTADHFTKDTGIKVNYTVLPENEVRAKIGQEFAAQAGNYDVASLSNYEIPTYAKNKWLTPMDEGVVDAEGFDQDDILAPMAESMTVDDKIYGEPFYGEGSFLMYRTDIFETAGVEMPEKPTWDEVAKLAAKVDGAEKGTKGICLRGLPGWGEMFAPLTTVVNTFGGTWFDEDWNAQVDSKEFKEATNFYVDLIKDHGESGAPQAGYTECLTNLQQGKVAMWYDSTAATGTLEADDSPVKGKIGYVAAPVKETESSSWLYTWAWGIQAAGKNQDAAKQFVAWASSKDYEETVAEELGWQHVPAGKRTSTYENPEYQKAAEPFFKQTEDAINSADPVSPGVQPRPTLGVQFVTIPEFADLATGISEDVSSAIAGRTTADAALEKGQKAAEKVGDKYKK, from the coding sequence ATGAAACACCTGATCACAGGCCGGAGAGTCACCTGGGCGGCCATCGGAATGGTCGGAGCGCTGGCATTGTCCGGCTGTGGCGGCGCCGGTGGCAGCTCGGCCGGAGGCGGCGGCGATGAGGTCAACGTCCTCATGGTCAACAACCCGCAGATGCAGGACCTGCAGAAGCTCACGGCCGACCATTTCACCAAGGACACCGGCATCAAGGTCAACTACACCGTGCTGCCCGAGAACGAGGTGCGGGCGAAGATCGGCCAGGAGTTCGCCGCCCAGGCCGGCAACTACGACGTCGCCTCGTTGTCGAACTACGAGATCCCGACCTACGCGAAGAACAAGTGGCTCACGCCCATGGATGAAGGCGTCGTCGATGCCGAGGGCTTCGACCAGGACGACATCCTGGCCCCCATGGCCGAATCGATGACGGTCGACGACAAGATCTACGGCGAGCCGTTCTACGGTGAGGGCTCGTTCCTCATGTACCGCACGGACATCTTCGAGACGGCCGGTGTGGAGATGCCGGAGAAGCCGACCTGGGACGAAGTCGCGAAGCTCGCGGCGAAGGTCGACGGTGCGGAGAAGGGCACGAAGGGCATCTGCCTGCGCGGACTGCCCGGCTGGGGTGAGATGTTCGCCCCGCTGACGACCGTGGTCAACACCTTCGGCGGCACCTGGTTCGACGAGGATTGGAACGCCCAGGTCGACTCGAAGGAATTCAAGGAGGCGACGAACTTCTACGTCGATCTCATCAAGGACCACGGCGAATCCGGTGCCCCGCAGGCCGGTTACACCGAATGCCTGACGAACCTGCAGCAGGGCAAGGTCGCCATGTGGTACGACTCGACGGCCGCCACCGGCACCCTCGAAGCCGATGACTCTCCCGTCAAGGGCAAGATCGGCTACGTCGCGGCACCTGTGAAGGAGACGGAGTCGAGCTCCTGGCTCTACACCTGGGCGTGGGGCATCCAGGCTGCGGGCAAGAACCAGGACGCGGCGAAGCAGTTCGTCGCCTGGGCCTCGTCGAAGGACTACGAGGAGACCGTCGCCGAGGAGCTCGGCTGGCAGCATGTGCCCGCCGGCAAGCGGACCTCGACCTATGAGAACCCCGAGTATCAGAAGGCTGCTGAGCCCTTCTTCAAGCAGACCGAAGACGCCATCAACTCGGCCGATCCGGTCAGCCCCGGAGTCCAGCCGCGGCCGACGCTGGGCGTCCAGTTCGTGACGATCCCCGAATTCGCGGATCTCGCCACGGGCATCTCCGAAGACGTCAGCTCCGCCATCGCCGGACGCACGACCGCCGACGCTGCCCTGGAGAAGGGACAGAAGGCCGCGGAGAAGGTCGGAGACAAGTACAAGAAGTGA
- a CDS encoding xylulokinase: MSANRRFVAGVDSSTQSCKVVIADPDSGDIIRTGSAPHPPGTEVDPEAWWTALHEAIAAAGGLDDVAGLSISGQQHGLVALDSEGRVIRDALLWNDLRSKAAARDLIAEVGAADYVARTGILPVASFTAAKLRWLRDAEPDNAARVAAVALPHDWLTWRFLGYGPADVSARGPVLDALVTYASDASGTAYFDPSASRYDLDLFQTTFGRPPREAAGLPCAADTDVETDSPEVDGDGRAASAIILPRVLTSTEAAGHSPDGIVVGPGAGDNAAAALGLGVTSGDLVISIGTSGTVFGTTDLTIADSTGAVAGFASADGGRLPLVATLNAARVLDSAATLLRVSHDELAALALASRPGSDGLTLVPYFEGERTPNLPDATARLEGMTLANSSAENVARAFVEGMLCGLADGLDAVQAQGLEAGRLLLIGGAARNPAVREVARDIFTVPIDVPEQAEYVAIGAARQAAWTLSGSLPDWSVELVATLHPRPSRVRQQYRFYAQQTAHLVSSESSSPDRSSSENSSPDQTPSDQTLSDQSPTDHRGSSGANASVKG; this comes from the coding sequence ATGAGTGCGAATCGCAGGTTCGTCGCCGGCGTCGACTCGTCGACCCAGAGCTGCAAGGTCGTCATCGCCGACCCGGACTCCGGTGACATCATCCGCACCGGTTCGGCCCCGCACCCGCCAGGCACCGAGGTCGACCCCGAGGCGTGGTGGACGGCTCTGCATGAGGCGATCGCGGCCGCCGGCGGACTCGATGATGTCGCGGGATTGAGCATCAGCGGTCAGCAGCATGGCCTCGTCGCCCTCGACTCAGAGGGACGGGTCATCCGTGACGCCCTGCTGTGGAACGACCTGCGCAGCAAGGCCGCGGCCAGGGACCTCATCGCCGAGGTCGGGGCTGCCGACTATGTCGCACGCACCGGGATCCTGCCCGTCGCCTCATTCACCGCCGCCAAACTGCGGTGGCTGCGCGATGCCGAACCGGACAACGCCGCCCGGGTCGCCGCCGTCGCCCTGCCCCATGACTGGCTGACCTGGCGCTTCCTCGGATACGGACCCGCCGACGTCTCCGCTCGCGGTCCCGTGCTCGACGCGCTGGTCACCTACGCCTCCGACGCCAGCGGCACCGCCTACTTCGACCCCTCCGCCTCCCGCTACGACCTCGACCTCTTCCAGACCACTTTCGGTCGGCCCCCTCGTGAAGCTGCGGGATTGCCGTGCGCCGCGGATACGGACGTGGAGACGGATTCACCGGAGGTAGACGGGGACGGGCGAGCCGCCTCGGCGATCATCCTTCCCCGGGTCCTCACCTCCACCGAGGCCGCCGGGCACAGCCCGGACGGAATCGTCGTGGGGCCCGGGGCCGGGGACAATGCGGCCGCGGCGCTGGGACTCGGGGTCACCTCGGGGGATCTCGTCATCTCGATCGGCACCTCGGGCACAGTCTTCGGCACCACCGACCTGACCATCGCCGATTCGACCGGCGCGGTCGCCGGATTCGCCTCGGCCGACGGCGGGCGCCTGCCGCTGGTCGCCACGCTCAATGCGGCCAGGGTCCTCGATTCGGCGGCGACGCTGCTGCGTGTCAGCCACGACGAACTCGCGGCCCTGGCTCTGGCGTCCCGGCCGGGATCGGACGGGCTCACGCTCGTGCCGTACTTCGAGGGCGAGCGCACCCCGAATCTGCCCGATGCCACGGCCCGCCTCGAGGGGATGACCTTGGCGAACTCCTCGGCGGAGAACGTCGCGCGGGCCTTCGTCGAAGGCATGCTGTGCGGTCTGGCGGACGGCCTCGACGCGGTGCAGGCGCAGGGGTTGGAGGCCGGACGGCTGCTGCTCATCGGCGGGGCGGCGCGCAATCCCGCCGTCCGTGAGGTCGCCCGCGATATCTTCACCGTGCCCATCGACGTTCCCGAGCAAGCCGAATACGTCGCCATCGGTGCGGCCCGGCAGGCGGCGTGGACGCTGTCGGGGAGCCTGCCGGACTGGAGCGTCGAGCTCGTCGCCACTCTGCATCCGCGGCCATCGCGGGTGCGTCAGCAGTACCGGTTCTATGCACAGCAGACGGCGCATCTCGTCTCGTCCGAAAGCTCGTCGCCCGATCGCTCATCGTCCGAAAATTCGTCGCCCGATCAAACACCGTCCGATCAAACTCTGTCCGATCAATCACCGACCGATCATCGTGGATCTTCGGGTGCGAATGCATCCGTGAAAGGTTGA